A portion of the Simkania negevensis Z genome contains these proteins:
- a CDS encoding Lpg1974 family pore-forming outer membrane protein, with product MKTKIISLICIFLAFSGLAVCNESDQEITPPTGPYVKNGVDVYTTLEFLYWKAIQDGLCYADTGVAVVPGTTASSGKIHRPDFPWRPGFRVGLGYYPPLDGWDLYANYTFFRSSNTDRVKNSIGNMIPIGLLFPGLTTLNVNQVTAASNHWDLRFNSVDLELGRGFYLSRFLTFRLFSGLKFTWQDQEVRNKYTANQVTLGNTTLPGIAHSKQDQGLWGVGIRFGGNGNWYFFRSLSIATKVAVSGVWLDYDNTRKDQYQQFENPALVVNRFTSNMDTIKAVMELFLGLHGEWWLKNDRYHLALQGGFDEQLWFHLGQFLFFPTRSQGDFSMFGLTIKARLDF from the coding sequence ATGAAGACAAAAATTATCAGTCTCATCTGTATTTTTTTAGCATTTAGTGGATTAGCGGTTTGTAATGAGTCGGATCAGGAAATCACTCCTCCAACAGGACCCTATGTTAAAAATGGGGTGGATGTCTATACAACGCTAGAGTTTCTATACTGGAAAGCTATCCAAGATGGGTTATGCTATGCCGATACGGGAGTAGCAGTCGTCCCAGGGACAACAGCTAGTTCAGGAAAAATCCACCGCCCAGATTTTCCTTGGCGTCCAGGATTTCGAGTCGGGCTAGGGTATTACCCACCCTTGGATGGATGGGACCTTTATGCTAACTACACCTTTTTTCGCAGCAGTAACACCGATCGCGTCAAAAATAGCATCGGGAATATGATTCCTATAGGACTTCTTTTTCCTGGGCTCACAACCTTAAATGTCAATCAAGTCACTGCCGCAAGCAATCATTGGGACTTGCGCTTCAACTCAGTTGATCTCGAATTAGGTAGAGGTTTTTACTTAAGCCGTTTCTTAACTTTTCGTCTTTTTAGCGGCTTGAAATTCACATGGCAAGATCAAGAAGTGAGAAATAAGTACACAGCCAATCAAGTTACTCTTGGCAACACCACACTCCCCGGCATTGCACATTCAAAGCAAGATCAAGGTCTTTGGGGTGTGGGGATTCGATTTGGAGGCAATGGGAATTGGTATTTTTTCCGCAGTTTAAGCATCGCAACCAAAGTCGCTGTTTCAGGAGTTTGGCTCGACTATGACAATACGCGCAAGGATCAATACCAACAGTTTGAGAATCCTGCTCTCGTTGTGAACAGGTTTACAAGCAATATGGACACCATTAAAGCTGTGATGGAACTCTTTCTAGGGTTGCATGGAGAATGGTGGCTGAAAAATGACCGGTACCATCTAGCACTTCAAGGTGGTTTTGATGAACAGCTTTGGTTTCATCTAGGTCAATTTCTCTTTTTCCCCACAAGAAGTCAGGGTGACTTTTCAATGTTTGGTCTGACAATCAAAGCTCGTTTAGATTTTTAA
- a CDS encoding Lpg1974 family pore-forming outer membrane protein, translating into MKKILLTLLLFAAISAHAETEMRMRNLENRVNALEQKKESGGHYDPITPNAGPKVYDGMDMFLTLDFIFWTARLDSLSYSQTGIGSLTELENPSKGEVNSVDWTWDPGFKVGYGWTFCHGGWDLFLQYTWFYTNVGDSRHSRHLKPAFNIVPPSGQEINMERAHAHWDLHYQVGDLELGRNYYINRFLKLRPFIGVKGTWQKQDYNVFFEAIPFQLNQNITIFNYKMRQDHMLWGLGMRTGLNTSWQFVSWFSLYGDIALTGLWTHYNLDRKDAFSEVIDIRGIDVGLDRTSANLQDTLHCVKPVFEFAIGLRIETYFNCNRLHARLQAGWEAQIWPSQTIYINVLDQNNRYDLSLQGLTVKFRLDF; encoded by the coding sequence ATGAAAAAGATTTTGCTCACACTCCTTCTTTTTGCTGCTATTTCTGCTCATGCAGAAACAGAAATGCGGATGCGCAATTTAGAAAATCGGGTCAACGCTCTTGAACAAAAAAAAGAATCAGGCGGCCACTACGACCCTATCACACCAAACGCTGGTCCTAAAGTCTATGATGGCATGGATATGTTTCTCACTTTGGACTTCATTTTTTGGACTGCTCGCCTCGATTCATTAAGTTACAGCCAAACAGGGATTGGAAGCTTAACTGAACTAGAGAACCCATCGAAAGGTGAGGTCAACTCTGTTGATTGGACGTGGGATCCAGGCTTTAAGGTCGGATATGGTTGGACCTTTTGTCATGGTGGTTGGGATCTCTTTTTGCAATACACTTGGTTTTACACAAATGTCGGTGACTCACGCCACTCACGCCATTTGAAACCCGCGTTTAACATCGTTCCCCCTAGTGGGCAAGAAATCAACATGGAGCGGGCCCATGCGCATTGGGACTTGCACTATCAAGTAGGCGATTTAGAACTCGGAAGAAATTATTACATCAACCGGTTCTTAAAACTCCGCCCCTTTATTGGAGTGAAAGGAACTTGGCAAAAACAAGACTACAACGTCTTTTTCGAAGCTATTCCCTTCCAACTCAACCAAAATATCACGATTTTCAATTATAAAATGCGTCAAGACCACATGCTATGGGGTCTAGGGATGCGTACTGGACTTAATACATCTTGGCAGTTTGTCAGTTGGTTTAGCCTCTATGGAGATATTGCTCTGACAGGTCTTTGGACTCACTACAACCTCGATCGAAAAGATGCGTTCTCCGAAGTGATCGACATTAGAGGCATTGATGTAGGACTTGATCGCACCTCTGCTAATTTGCAAGATACACTCCATTGCGTGAAGCCAGTGTTCGAGTTTGCAATTGGACTCCGTATTGAAACATACTTTAACTGCAACCGTCTCCATGCTCGCTTACAAGCTGGGTGGGAAGCGCAAATCTGGCCAAGCCAAACAATCTATATCAACGTCCTTGACCAAAACAATCGGTACGACCTCAGTCTTCAAGGACTCACAGTCAAATTCAGACTTGATTTCTAG
- a CDS encoding ankyrin repeat domain-containing protein, protein MVSHPAHRKTSHLASLDGYEKVVELLLKGGAKVDEEDKNGWTALYS, encoded by the coding sequence ATGGTATCTCACCCAGCTCATAGAAAGACGTCTCACCTTGCGAGTTTGGATGGCTATGAGAAAGTAGTTGAGCTCTTGCTCAAAGGGGGAGCAAAAGTCGATGAGGAGGATAAAAATGGCTGGACGGCGCTTTATAGCTAA
- a CDS encoding Lpg1974 family pore-forming outer membrane protein → MSFFSLASAQPYGNSQNDSMSSQSSSQSISGQGTYQRGSYREITPDAGPRVSNGADVFITADFIWWKAVQEGTDYATTGVEALVLPNPPANQSRGKERSVGNDWAPGFKVGLGLNMGHDGWDIFAQYTWLRPSNSNSLSTSDFPNRTVSPTTFIPTIAFLFAEFDRISAHWDLDFNVIDVELGRNFYLSQFLTMRPFIGLKGTWQDQHMRIRMNAPNGILVQLFNVTVEGPYKIHERMENWGIGVRGGFNLGWYMSKEWSIYGDFAWTAMWTDYDDITRKDTLVDPAEVTGFPYINPYNVRTDKHYAVKTILELEIGLRWEIWFYDDNYHFAVQAGWEEQVWKNWATNFDYFAGEAWNNLSFHGLNLKFRFDF, encoded by the coding sequence ATGAGCTTCTTCTCATTAGCAAGTGCTCAGCCATATGGGAATTCACAAAATGATTCAATGTCCTCTCAAAGTTCTTCTCAGAGCATATCTGGTCAAGGAACTTACCAAAGAGGCTCTTATCGCGAAATCACTCCGGACGCTGGACCACGCGTCTCAAATGGTGCAGATGTGTTTATCACAGCTGATTTTATTTGGTGGAAAGCTGTTCAAGAAGGAACAGATTATGCAACAACCGGTGTTGAAGCGCTCGTGTTACCCAACCCTCCTGCAAATCAATCTAGAGGAAAAGAAAGAAGTGTAGGCAACGATTGGGCTCCAGGTTTCAAGGTGGGTCTAGGTCTTAACATGGGCCACGATGGCTGGGATATATTTGCTCAGTATACTTGGCTGCGTCCGAGTAACAGCAATAGTTTAAGCACTTCAGACTTTCCTAATCGAACCGTTTCGCCTACAACTTTTATCCCTACAATCGCTTTTCTTTTCGCAGAGTTTGATAGAATTAGTGCACACTGGGACTTAGACTTTAATGTCATCGATGTTGAATTAGGTAGAAACTTTTACCTCAGTCAATTCTTAACAATGCGTCCTTTCATTGGTCTTAAAGGAACTTGGCAAGACCAACATATGCGCATTCGAATGAATGCTCCAAACGGAATTCTTGTACAACTTTTCAATGTAACCGTTGAGGGTCCCTATAAAATTCACGAACGTATGGAAAACTGGGGTATTGGTGTACGTGGCGGATTTAATCTTGGTTGGTACATGTCCAAAGAGTGGAGCATCTATGGAGACTTCGCTTGGACTGCAATGTGGACTGACTACGATGACATCACACGTAAAGATACGTTAGTAGATCCAGCTGAAGTCACTGGATTCCCTTATATCAACCCTTACAACGTCAGAACAGATAAGCACTACGCTGTAAAAACCATCTTAGAACTTGAGATCGGTTTACGCTGGGAAATCTGGTTCTATGATGACAACTACCATTTTGCTGTTCAAGCAGGATGGGAAGAACAAGTCTGGAAGAACTGGGCCACCAATTTTGACTACTTTGCTGGTGAAGCTTGGAACAACCTCAGCTTTCATGGTTTGAATCTTAAGTTCCGCTTTGACTTCTAA
- a CDS encoding Lpg1974 family pore-forming outer membrane protein yields the protein MQMNLKKLWPALGLACMSFFSIANAQPYSNSQSNSMSSQSSSQDMSGQGTYQRGTYREITPVAGPRVAHGADVFITADFIWWKAVQEGTDYATTGVEGFLPANPPANQSRGTERSVGQDWAPGFKVGLGLNMSHDGWDIYAQYTWLRPSNSNSLSSSDYVNRPVLPYNYHSNTRFCIDRI from the coding sequence ATGCAAATGAACCTCAAAAAACTGTGGCCCGCTTTAGGGTTAGCGTGCATGAGTTTCTTCTCAATAGCAAATGCACAGCCCTATAGCAATTCTCAATCAAATTCAATGTCCTCTCAAAGTTCTTCCCAGGATATGTCTGGGCAAGGAACTTACCAGAGAGGAACTTACCGCGAAATCACACCTGTTGCAGGACCTCGTGTTGCACATGGTGCTGATGTTTTTATCACTGCTGACTTTATTTGGTGGAAGGCTGTTCAAGAAGGAACAGACTACGCAACAACAGGTGTTGAGGGATTTCTTCCAGCAAATCCTCCTGCAAACCAATCTAGAGGAACAGAAAGAAGTGTAGGCCAAGACTGGGCTCCTGGCTTCAAAGTGGGTCTAGGACTTAATATGAGCCACGATGGCTGGGATATTTATGCTCAGTACACTTGGCTACGTCCTAGCAACAGTAACAGCTTAAGCAGTTCTGACTACGTAAACCGACCAGTTCTGCCCTACAACTATCATTCMAACACTCGCTTTTGCATTGACCGCATTTGA
- a CDS encoding Lpg1974 family pore-forming outer membrane protein, which produces MTAFDRISAHWDLDFNVIDVEXXRNFYLSQFLTMRPFIGFKGTWQNQHIHLRMNAPDGIVVDNNNTIVEGPYKIHERMDNWGIGIRGGFNLAWYMAKQWSIYGDLAWTAMWTDYNDVTRKDTAEDPTQQTGLSSINPYNVRQDEHYAIKTILELEIGLRWEIWFYDDNYHFAIQAGWEEQVWANWGTNFDFLVGDTWNDLSLHGLNLKFRFDF; this is translated from the coding sequence TTGACCGCATTTGATCGAATCAGTGCACATTGGGATTTAGACTTTAATGTCATCGACGTTGAATWRGRAAGAAACTTCTATCTCAGTCAATTCCTAACAATGCGTCCTTTTATTGGTTTTAAAGGAACTTGGCAAAACCAGCACATCCATCTTCGTATGAATGCTCCAGATGGGATTGTTGTGGATAACAATAACACAATCGTTGAAGGTCCCTATAAAATCCACGAACGTATGGACAACTGGGGTATTGGTATCCGCGGCGGATTTAATCTAGCTTGGTACATGGCTAAACAGTGGAGTATCTACGGAGATTTAGCTTGGACTGCAATGTGGACTGACTACAATGATGTCACACGTAAAGATACTGCAGAAGATCCAACTCAACAAACTGGACTTTCTTCTATCAATCCTTACAACGTCAGACAAGATGAACACTACGCTATTAAAACCATCTTAGAGCTTGAAATCGGCTTACGCTGGGAAATCTGGTTCTACGATGATAACTACCATTTTGCTATCCAAGCAGGATGGGAAGAGCAAGTTTGGGCTAACTGGGGAACTAACTTTGACTTCCTAGTTGGTGATACATGGAACGACCTCAGCCTTCACGGCTTGAACCTTAAGTTCCGCTTTGACTTCTAA